A genome region from Staphylococcus capitis subsp. capitis includes the following:
- the murQ gene encoding N-acetylmuramic acid 6-phosphate etherase, with protein MNRLTTETRNTQTMHLDEMTIQDALLTINREDQKVPKAIEQVIPQLSQVITSAIQRFNRGGRIIYIGAGTSGRLGVLDAAECVPTFNTRPEEVVGIIAGGQKAMTVAVEGAEDDSEQGAQDLKDIQLNDNDIVIGISASGRTPYVKGALTYANDIHADTVALSCNTNSEISACAEHILEVNVGPEVLTGSTRLKSGTAQKLILNMISTMTMIGVGKVYDNLMVDLRPTNKKLVNRSITIIQDICDLDEQDAQTLYEEAGNHIKTAVVMYLCNTTKEDAETRLYKSNGVIKQAINV; from the coding sequence ATGAATCGTTTAACAACAGAAACTCGTAACACACAAACGATGCATTTAGATGAAATGACTATTCAAGATGCACTACTAACAATAAATCGTGAGGATCAAAAAGTACCCAAAGCCATTGAACAAGTGATTCCTCAGTTATCACAGGTTATAACTAGTGCTATCCAACGTTTTAATCGTGGAGGAAGAATAATCTATATAGGCGCTGGTACAAGTGGACGTCTTGGCGTTTTAGATGCTGCTGAATGTGTACCAACTTTTAATACACGTCCTGAAGAGGTCGTTGGTATTATTGCGGGTGGTCAAAAAGCGATGACCGTCGCAGTAGAAGGGGCTGAGGATGATAGCGAGCAAGGCGCACAAGACTTAAAAGATATTCAGCTAAATGATAATGATATTGTTATTGGAATATCTGCAAGTGGTCGCACACCTTACGTCAAAGGCGCCCTCACTTATGCTAACGATATTCATGCTGATACTGTTGCTCTTTCGTGTAATACAAATAGTGAAATTAGTGCTTGTGCAGAGCATATTTTAGAAGTTAATGTGGGACCTGAAGTTTTAACAGGATCTACTCGTTTAAAATCTGGCACTGCTCAAAAACTCATATTAAATATGATTTCTACAATGACAATGATTGGGGTCGGAAAAGTATATGATAACTTAATGGTGGATTTACGACCTACGAATAAAAAATTGGTCAATCGTTCAATCACCATTATTCAAGATATATGTGATTTAGATGAACAAGATGCACAAACATTGTATGAAGAAGCGGGAAATCATATTAAAACAGCAGTTGTCATGTATTTATGTAATACAACTAAAGAAGACGCTGAGACGCGTTTATATAAAAGTAATGGAGTGATCAAGCAAGCCATCAACGTTTAA
- a CDS encoding MupG family TIM beta-alpha barrel fold protein translates to MLGFSVYLGNALDKEYILNMASMGYDVIFTSLQIPEENKQHQLSYFGELCQLLSSYNITYIIDVNPSLLNPTLYSYLNQLPHGAFSIRIDDQLDVELIHEVQSHGFQCCLNASNITEDMLKRIYKQDYQSQLLYCHNYYPRPDTGLSHSFIEYKNQLIKTYDKHAKIYAFIPGTELRGPLHKGLPTVESHRSSHPLVATHELQSLDISHVIIGDTAINLLIAQQLSDMMHRRHFTLKLKDLDPSFSERVLRTHTSRIDAPEHIIRSQYSRVNNDTPINPIGITERDIGDITVDNQLNGRYEGEIQVVKTPLKGHSHINHIATVSDEDLQLLTLIQPGDTFKFTYTKENDNESFNNRNS, encoded by the coding sequence GTGCTTGGCTTCTCAGTTTATTTAGGAAATGCTTTAGATAAAGAGTATATTCTTAACATGGCTTCTATGGGTTATGATGTGATCTTTACATCTTTACAAATCCCTGAAGAAAACAAGCAACATCAGTTGTCATATTTTGGGGAATTATGTCAGCTTCTTTCATCATATAATATCACTTATATCATTGATGTTAATCCTTCTTTACTTAATCCAACGCTTTACAGTTATTTAAATCAATTGCCACATGGGGCATTTTCTATACGTATTGATGATCAATTGGATGTTGAACTCATCCATGAAGTTCAAAGTCATGGTTTCCAATGCTGTCTTAATGCGAGTAATATCACAGAAGATATGTTGAAGCGCATTTACAAACAAGATTATCAGTCTCAACTATTATACTGTCACAATTATTATCCACGACCTGATACAGGTCTTTCACATTCTTTCATTGAATATAAAAATCAACTTATTAAAACTTACGATAAACATGCAAAAATATATGCCTTTATACCAGGAACAGAGCTAAGAGGCCCTTTACATAAAGGGTTACCAACAGTTGAGTCACATCGTTCATCACATCCTTTAGTTGCTACGCATGAATTACAATCTCTAGATATCTCTCATGTTATTATCGGTGACACAGCAATCAATTTATTAATTGCTCAACAATTGTCTGATATGATGCATCGTCGACATTTTACGCTCAAGCTTAAAGACTTGGATCCATCATTTTCTGAGAGAGTCTTAAGAACACATACATCGCGCATTGACGCACCAGAGCATATCATACGTTCTCAATATTCACGTGTTAACAATGATACTCCTATAAATCCTATAGGAATAACTGAAAGAGACATTGGGGATATCACTGTAGATAACCAACTAAATGGGCGATATGAAGGTGAAATTCAAGTCGTTAAAACACCACTCAAAGGACATTCTCATATTAACCATATTGCAACAGTGAGCGATGAAGATCTTCAATTATTAACACTGATTCAGCCTGGAGATACTTTTAAATTTACATATACGAAGGAGAATGACAATGAATCGTTTAACAACAGAAACTCGTAA
- a CDS encoding type II CAAX endopeptidase family protein codes for MRQKEVKKKYKFSDIAWRDLSLIAVVLVGLFLFSVAGMALGALFLKHMSQLQLAMISTLAQLMAYVVVIFVFYFLHIHTFGERFKKGLQYLKRRWFIIIIAFLLAYGLSSLYEWLMQFLPKHLQYSDTQNEMALDQLFKVHAFIPFAFLLIVIVGPIVEELVFRHILIGELGKKFNFIVMGIISAVLFTYIHVTDAKSPFEFGAYFILAIALVSVYLISKRNLAASISLHMLNNLVSFIYTLWSIFYN; via the coding sequence ATGAGGCAGAAAGAAGTTAAGAAAAAATATAAATTTAGTGATATTGCGTGGAGAGATTTAAGTCTAATTGCAGTAGTATTGGTAGGACTTTTTCTATTTAGCGTTGCAGGTATGGCGCTAGGTGCGCTTTTTCTAAAACATATGTCACAGTTACAATTAGCGATGATTAGTACATTGGCGCAGTTAATGGCTTATGTTGTTGTGATATTTGTATTTTACTTTTTACACATCCATACATTTGGAGAGAGGTTTAAAAAAGGTTTACAATACTTGAAACGACGATGGTTCATTATTATTATCGCTTTTTTATTGGCGTATGGTTTGTCAAGTTTATATGAATGGTTAATGCAGTTTTTACCTAAGCATCTACAATATTCTGATACGCAAAATGAGATGGCTTTAGATCAATTGTTCAAAGTACATGCATTTATACCTTTCGCGTTTTTATTAATCGTGATTGTAGGACCTATCGTTGAAGAATTAGTGTTTAGACACATACTAATAGGAGAGTTAGGAAAGAAGTTTAATTTTATTGTAATGGGGATTATATCAGCTGTATTATTTACTTACATACATGTAACTGATGCGAAATCACCGTTTGAATTCGGAGCATACTTTATTTTAGCCATTGCTTTAGTCTCTGTGTATTTAATTTCAAAGAGAAATTTGGCAGCATCGATTAGCTTGCATATGTTAAATAATCTAGTGTCATTTATTTATACTCTATGGTCAATATTTTATAATTAG
- a CDS encoding YafY family protein, with the protein MNKLERQNQIIQSIQNSDKMTASQLAKLFKVSKRTILRDIDDLEEQGVKVYAQHGKLGGYQIKDAQSKISLSLTENQLSALFLTLNESQSYSTLPYQTEIQAIIKQCLGLPQTRLRKLLKKMDYYIKFEDSNNYSLPQLFSDILIYCTERNVMLVDYIEEGKAHAENVIFIGLLCKDGQWHAVIFDIGRGHTRELSIMDIHDISYSFEKTIKTQDISIDNYQQFLNPADINS; encoded by the coding sequence TTGAATAAATTAGAACGCCAAAATCAAATCATTCAGTCTATACAAAATTCAGATAAAATGACCGCTTCACAACTTGCAAAACTATTTAAAGTTTCGAAACGTACTATTTTAAGGGATATTGATGATTTAGAAGAACAAGGTGTAAAAGTGTACGCACAACACGGTAAACTCGGTGGTTATCAAATTAAAGATGCTCAATCAAAAATTTCTTTATCTTTAACAGAAAATCAACTGTCAGCGTTGTTTCTTACACTTAATGAAAGTCAGTCTTATTCTACTCTCCCTTATCAAACAGAAATTCAAGCCATTATTAAACAATGTTTAGGTTTACCCCAAACGCGATTACGCAAGTTATTAAAAAAGATGGATTATTATATTAAATTTGAAGATAGTAATAATTACTCATTACCACAACTATTTTCAGATATATTAATATACTGTACAGAACGAAATGTCATGCTTGTTGATTATATTGAAGAAGGAAAAGCGCACGCTGAAAATGTTATTTTTATAGGTTTATTGTGTAAAGATGGTCAGTGGCATGCAGTGATCTTTGATATAGGTCGTGGTCATACACGTGAATTATCAATCATGGACATACACGATATTTCTTACTCATTCGAAAAAACTATTAAAACTCAAGATATCTCAATAGATAACTATCAGCAATTTTTAAACCCAGCTGACATAAACAGTTAA
- a CDS encoding inositol monophosphatase family protein, producing MTESLKQIDRLICDWLKIVDDILPRLIQEMHTDTKKDRFDLVTNVDKQIQDHFQTFLSNQLPGHLLLAEEKNNDDIDPYHGHVWIMDPIDGTANLVKQQEDYCIILGYFVDGEPKLSYIYDYPHNKLYKAISGEGAYENDLPMLKPATLTIEDAILSFNPHVLNDRTINALFQTSFSYRIIGSCGLDSIRVIKGQFGAHMNTNPKPWDIAAQFLFAQELNLKMTSLDGGKVDFGKGGPFIISNPGCHQDVLDILNSGKGYQK from the coding sequence ATGACAGAAAGTTTAAAGCAGATTGATCGTTTAATTTGTGATTGGTTAAAAATTGTTGATGATATTTTACCGCGTCTTATTCAAGAGATGCATACAGATACCAAAAAGGATCGTTTTGATTTAGTTACTAACGTAGACAAACAGATTCAAGACCATTTTCAAACATTCTTGTCAAATCAATTACCTGGGCATCTACTATTAGCTGAAGAAAAAAATAATGATGATATTGATCCTTATCATGGACATGTTTGGATTATGGATCCTATTGATGGAACGGCTAACCTTGTAAAGCAACAAGAAGATTATTGTATTATACTAGGATACTTTGTGGATGGAGAGCCAAAACTATCTTATATCTACGATTATCCTCATAATAAATTGTATAAAGCAATATCAGGTGAGGGAGCATATGAGAATGATTTACCGATGTTAAAGCCTGCAACATTAACCATTGAAGATGCAATATTGTCGTTTAACCCACATGTTTTAAATGATAGAACGATAAACGCACTTTTCCAAACTTCATTTAGTTATCGAATTATTGGTTCATGTGGTTTAGATTCAATTAGGGTCATTAAAGGTCAATTCGGCGCTCACATGAATACGAATCCTAAACCTTGGGATATAGCCGCTCAGTTTCTTTTTGCGCAAGAACTTAATTTGAAAATGACTAGCTTAGATGGTGGCAAAGTTGATTTTGGTAAGGGTGGCCCTTTTATAATTAGTAACCCTGGTTGTCATCAAGATGTACTGGATATTTTGAATAGCGGTAAGGGCTATCAAAAATAA
- a CDS encoding LCP family protein, producing MKRSDKRKMSLPTKILLWIVGVLFLLAVIAVIYICAKIFITGDKIHNPLNRSHSELRSGKVNLKEGDPFTIALFGVDSDAERKHQGGGERSDTIMILSINPKEKKTELVSIPRDTQAQIVGRGTTEKIAHAYAYGGPNMAVNSLEKLMNVPIDHYATIDMDGLHDMIDTLGGVDVVSNDTFTISGLHFVKGQKTHVDGDAAMRFIRSRKEEGAGGDFGRQERQQLVLEAMANKMTSPTSITHFNSLMSEIQQNVKTDLSLSDLNLVRKNYKDANDNVNRHQLDGEGGIQSDGLYYFVPSDASKNSNTQLLRDNLDL from the coding sequence GTGAAACGTTCAGATAAAAGAAAAATGAGCCTGCCAACTAAAATTTTACTTTGGATAGTAGGAGTATTATTTTTACTCGCTGTTATTGCAGTAATATACATCTGTGCCAAGATATTTATTACAGGGGATAAGATACACAATCCTCTAAATAGAAGCCATTCAGAGTTACGCTCAGGAAAGGTTAATTTAAAAGAAGGCGACCCTTTCACAATTGCATTATTTGGTGTGGATTCAGATGCGGAGCGAAAACATCAAGGTGGTGGAGAGCGTAGCGATACCATTATGATTTTATCAATTAATCCTAAAGAGAAAAAAACAGAACTCGTTAGTATTCCTCGTGATACTCAAGCTCAAATTGTAGGACGAGGTACGACAGAAAAAATTGCTCATGCCTATGCTTACGGAGGACCCAATATGGCGGTAAATTCTTTAGAGAAATTAATGAATGTACCAATTGACCACTATGCAACAATTGATATGGATGGATTACACGATATGATTGATACTTTAGGTGGTGTGGATGTGGTAAGTAATGACACTTTCACAATTAGTGGTTTACATTTTGTTAAAGGTCAAAAAACACATGTTGATGGGGATGCTGCAATGAGATTTATACGTAGCCGCAAGGAAGAAGGTGCTGGTGGGGACTTTGGTAGACAAGAACGCCAACAACTTGTACTTGAAGCTATGGCTAATAAAATGACAAGTCCAACATCAATAACACATTTTAATTCATTAATGAGCGAAATACAGCAAAATGTTAAAACTGATTTATCATTAAGTGATCTGAATCTTGTCAGAAAAAATTATAAAGATGCTAACGATAACGTAAACCGTCATCAACTTGACGGAGAAGGTGGTATTCAAAGTGATGGTTTATATTACTTTGTCCCAAGTGATGCTTCTAAAAATAGCAACACGCAACTACTAAGAGATAATTTAGATTTATAA